One segment of Theobroma cacao cultivar B97-61/B2 chromosome 9, Criollo_cocoa_genome_V2, whole genome shotgun sequence DNA contains the following:
- the LOC18590024 gene encoding jmjC domain-containing protein 7: MRGKRVELESLWEEVREVSLGNSVDRLHSPPTPLQFLRDFVSQNKPCLISNSISHWPALSLWPTPSYLSTSLSSSLVSLHLTPDGQADALAPHPLHPSLCFVSAHVQPTPFPHALDLIRQPPNHLVAYLQQQNDCLRTEYSELESDCDDHIPWASEALGCLPEAVNLWIGNHLSETSFHKDHYENLYAVVSGEKHFLLLPPTDVHRMYIRDYPAARYCYSEESGEFRLELEEPERRVPWCSVDPYPATGSEERSKFPLYFNGPKPFEVTVKAGEILYLPSMWFHHVRQSPGDGGCTIAVNYWYDMQFDIKYAYFNFLQSLPYQSTDDQTIPESECEDLGYHPPPNHLSRNLRYLKDHEDCCGLPYVNMIKVLTNSQRAVLSAT; the protein is encoded by the exons ATGAGAGGAAAACGAGTAGAACTAGAATCCCTCTGGGAGGAAGTGAGGGAGGTCAGCCTAGGAAACTCCGTGGACCGCCTCCATTCTCCCCCGACGCCACTCCAATTCCTCAGAGACTTTGTATCCCAAAACAAACCCTGCTTAATCTCCAACTCCATCTCCCATTGGCCAGCCCTTTCCCTTTGGCCCACCCCTTCCTACCTCTCTACTTCCCTCTCCTCCTCCCTCGTCTCCCTCCACCTCACTCCCGATGGCCAGGCCGACGCCCTAGCCCCCCACCCTTTGCACCCTTCCCTCTGCTTCGTCTCGGCCCACGTCCAACCCACCCCTTTCCCTCACGCCCTCGACCTCATCCGTCAACCTCCCAATCATTTGGTAGCCTATTTGCAGCAGCAAAACGACTGTCTCAGAACCGAGTACAGCGAACTCGAGTCCGATTGCGATGACCATATTCCATGGGCCTCAGAGGCTTTAGGCTGCCTTCCGGAGGCTGTCAATCTCTGGATTGGAAACCATCTATCGGAGACTTCTTTCCACAAAGACCATTACGAGAATTTGTACGCCGTCGTTTCCGGGGAGAAGCATTTTTTGCTACTTCCCCCTACTGACGTTCACCGCATGTATATTAGGGACTATCCAGCAGCTCGATACTGCTATTCCGAG GAGAGTGGAGAGTTTCGGTTAGAGCTTGAAGAGCCGGAGAGACGCGTGCCATGGTGTAGTGTGGATCCTTACCCTGCAACGGGGAGTGAGGAGAGGTCGAAATTTCCATTGTATTTTAATGGGCCTAAGCCGTTTGAGGTTACTGTTAAGGCTGGAGAAATTCTTTACTT ACCAAGTATGTGGTTTCATCACGTTAGACAGAGCCCAGGAGATGGAGGATGCACTATTGCTGTAAATTACT GGTATGATATGCAATTTGATATCAAGTATGCCTACTTCAACTTCTTGCAATCACTTCCTTACCAATCAACTGATGATCAAACGATACCAGAGAGTGAATGTGAGGATTTAGGATATCATCCACCTCCCAACCATTTAAGCA GGAACTTGAGATATCTCAAGGACCATGAGGACTGCTGCGGGCTGCCCTATGTCAACATGATTAAAGTTTTGACGAATTCTCAAAGAGCAGTGCTGTCTGCTACCTGA
- the LOC18590025 gene encoding pentatricopeptide repeat-containing protein At1g31790: MKQYYMEMEVVSPALPPMLPSNKLTFRSQATPAPPISQLHSQLPLRITKQSSKTPPPPTPISTSKPISSNPCSSHTTSDILRLMDSLSLPIPPDIYASLVKECTVTRHSRRALELHSHIRNSRIKPSLPLLNRLLLMHVSCGHLDIARHLFDQMLLRDFNSWAIMIVACLHAGDSEQAIAYFVRMERHNLLFKCPSWIIVCLLKSCVVTKNMGLGKQVHGQLLKLGASNDSSLSGSLINFYGKFRCLDDADFVFNQLSRRNTVTWTARIVNSCREDQFGKVIDDFNEMGRQGIKKNNFTFSGVFKACARMDDDGMSGRQVHANALKLGLESDVFVQCGLIHLYGKCGSVRDAEKAFEIVGDKRNIACWNAMLMGYVHNELCLRAIKLLYRMKEAGIKVQESLINDVRIACATT; the protein is encoded by the coding sequence ATGAAACAATATTATATGGAAATGGAAGTGGTATCGCCGGCTCTCCCTCCAATGTTACCTTCCAACAAGTTAACGTTTCGGTCCCAGGCCACCCCAGCACCGCCCATATCTCAACTGCATAGTCAACTGCCCCTTCGCATCACCAAACAATCTTCAAAAACACCACCACCTCCCACTCCCATTTCCACCAGCAAACCCATCTCCAGCAACCCATGTAGCAGCCACACAACCTCCGATATTTTGCGCTTAATGGATAGCCTTTCCCTTCCCATACCCCCTGATATCTACGCTTCCCTTGTCAAAGAATGCACCGTCACCCGCCACTCTCGCAGGGCTCTCGAGTTACATTCCCACATAAGAAACAGCCGCATCAAGCCTTCCTTACCCTTGCTTAACCGCCTTCTTCTCATGCATGTTTCGTGCGGTCACTTGGACATTGCCCGTCACTTGTTTGATCAGATGTTGCTAAGGGACTTCAACTCCTGGGCGATCATGATTGTTGCATGTCTCCACGCTGGTGACTCTGAACAGGCTATTGCTTATTTCGTGCGTATGGAACGCCACAATTTGTTGTTCAAATGTCCCTCTTGGATCATCGTTTGTCTTCTCAAGTCATGTGTTGTGACCAAGAATATGGGATTAGGGAAGCAAGTGCATGGGCAGTTACTCAAGTTAGGTGCTAGCAATGATTCGTCTCTATCTGGGTCcttaatcaatttttatggaaaattcAGGTGCCTAGATGATGCCGACTTTGTCTTTAATCAATTATCACGACGTAATACTGTTACTTGGACAGCAAGGATTGTGAATAGCTGCAGGGAAGATCAATTCGGCAAGGTTATTGATGATTTTAATGAAATGGGTAGACAGggaattaagaaaaataacttCACCTTTTCAGGTGTTTTCAAGGCATGTGCTAGGATGGATGATGATGGCATGTCTGGTCGACAGGTTCATGCCAATGCCCTCAAGCTTGGTTTGGAATCAGATGTTTTCGTACAGTGCGGATTGATCCACCTGTATGGTAAATGCGGTTCGGTGAGAGATGCTGAAAAGGCATTTGAGATTGTTGGTGATAAAAGAAACATTGCATGTTGGAATGCCATGCTTATGGGTTATGTACATAATGAGTTGTGTCTTAGGGCTATTAAGCTTCTGTACCGGATGAAAGAAGCTGGAATCAAGGTTCAAGAATCACTGATTAATGACGTTAGGATTGCTTGTGCTACTACATAA